One window of Myxocyprinus asiaticus isolate MX2 ecotype Aquarium Trade chromosome 4, UBuf_Myxa_2, whole genome shotgun sequence genomic DNA carries:
- the LOC127439597 gene encoding TBC1 domain family member 8B-like isoform X3: MWLKPEEVLLKNALKLWVTEKSNDYFVLQRRRGYGEDSGGLTGLLVGTLDTVLDSTAKVAPFRILHQTPDSQVYWSIACGASLEEISQHWDWLQQNIIRTLSVFDSGEDITSFVQGKIRGLIAEEGTSAGDEEDPERFREAVLRFECLFGLPQREKLVTYFSCSYWRGRVPNQGWIYLSTNFLCFYSYMLGNEVKLVFPWDEVSRLEHTSNVLLAESIRVRVRGEDHFFSMLLRLQQTYLIMQQLADYAIVRFFEKETFNTEHPLANPLHITQRALEIHARNQSFRAFFRLPQEENLCEVYESFLWLPFSHMNTLGKICVSENYLCFASQDGSQCHLIIPLWEVFSVELPDRSTRALTVCMRGKRALRLSEVRDLERLAATIRRKCGTAGSPHHSFSNQDEEGVMVGRSQAVSTEALMNVFHPHDAENLDPKMLKERMKEQSWQIHFAEYGRGTGMFCTKKTRDLIVRGVPENLRGELWLLFSGAVHDMASHPGYYGRLLEECMGSSSLACDEIERDLHRSLPEHPAFQSDTGISALRRVLTAYAHRNPKIGYCQAMNILTSVLLLYAKEEEAFWLLVAVCERMLPDYFNRRIIGALVDQAVFEELIRVHLTQLTEHMTDLSFFSSVSLSWFLTLFISVLPIESAVNVVDCFFYDGIKAILQLGLAVLYYNMDNLLCCHDDAEAVTVLNRFFDNVTNKDSPLPATVQQASANDKSMQKVDICNLIKEAYEKYGDIRTEEVETMRKRNKLYVIQTLEDTTKQNVLRVVAQDVKFSAAQLEELYMLFKRQHFVSCYWSVCNPALQNHDPSLPYLDQYQLGQSQFSSLFNLLQPWTTQTHTCTLARSAFRILDENGDGLVNFKEFISGLDILYNRSFTEKLKFLFKMHLQPGTQECKILKSSRFIPPAEDHSFSTRLSDTTEDGVIRRCPERGRAEVDLQEYLKRWQEDLQRREESIKDLPRINQI; encoded by the exons gCTTGCTGGTTGGAACTTTGGACACAGTTCTTGACTCCACTGCCAAAGTGGCCCCGTTTCGCATTTTACACCAAACGCCTGACTCTCAGGTGTACTGGAGCATTGCCTGCG GAGCGTCTTTAGAGGAGATCTCGCAGCACTGGGACTGGCTGCAGCAGAACATCATCAGAACTCTCTCTGTGTTTGACTCTGGGGAAGACATCACCAGCTTTGTCCAGGGAAAGATAAGG GGTCTGATTGCCGAGGAGGGCACATCCGCTGGTGACGAGGAGGATCCAGAGCGGTTCAGGGAAGCAGTGCTGCgctttgaatgtctgtttggtttGCCTCAGAGAGAGAAGCTTGTGACGTATTTCTCCTGCAGCTACTGGAGAGGACGAGTGCCAAACCAGGGCTGGATCTACCTCAGCACCAACTTCCTGTGTTTCTATTCCTATATGCTGGGAAATGAGG TGAAACTGGTGTTTCCCTGGGATGAGGTCAGCCGCCTGGAGCATACGTCAAACGTGTTGTTGGCGGAGAGCATCCGTGTGCGTGTGCGAGGAGAAGATCATTTCTTCTCGATGCTCCTGAGGCTCCAGCAGACATACTTGATCATGCAGCAGCTTGCCGACTACGCCATCGTGCGCTTCTTTGAGAAAGAAACCTTTAATACTGAACATCCACTAGCCAATCCCCTTCACATCACACAGAG GGCTCTGGAAATACATGCACGGAATCAGTCTTTCCGAGCATTTTTCCGCCTGCcgcaggaggagaatctttgtgAAGTGTACGAGAGCTTCCTCTGGCTTCCATTCAGTCACATGAACACACTTGGAAAAATCTGTGTCTCTGAGAACTATCTGTGCTTTGCAAGCCAGGATGGGTCTCAATGCCATCTCATTATACCTTTATGGGAG GTGTTTAGTGTGGAGCTGCCAGACCGCAGCACTCGTGCCCTGACTGTGTGTATGCGTGGCAAGAGAGCTTTGCGTCTTTCTGAGGTTCGGGATTTAGAGCGACTTGCTGCCACCATCCGCAGGAAGTGTGGGACAGCTGGAAGCCCTCATCATTCCTTCAGTAATcag gatGAGGAGGGTGTGATGGTGGGTCGGAGTCAGGCTGTGAGCACTGAAGCTCTCATGAACGTCTTTCATCCACACGATGCAGAAAACCTCGACCCCAAAATG CTGAAGGAGCGAATGAAGGAGCAGTCATGGCAGATCCACTTTGCTGAATATGGCCGTGGAACTGGAATGTTTTGCACCAAAAAAACGCGTGATCTCATCGTACGAGGAGTTCCTGAGAATCTCAGAGGAGAATTGTGGTTGCTTTTCtcag GTGCTGTACATGACATGGCCTCTCACCCTGGGTACTACGGCCGGCTGCTGGAGGAGTGTATGGGCAGCAGCTCCCTCGCATGTGATGAGATTGAAAGAGATCTGCATCGCTCCCTCCCAGAACATCCAGCATTTCAAAGCGACACAGGAATCTCAGCCCTCCGCAGAGTCCTGACTGCGTACGCTCACCGCAACCCCAAAATTGGCTACTGCCAG GCAATGAATATCCTGACATCAGTGTTGCTACTGTATGCTAAAGAGGAAGAGGCCTTCTGGTTGCTGGTAGCTGTGTGTGAAAGAATGCTCCCAGACTACTTCAACCGCAGAATCATTG GAGCTCTGGTGGACCAGGCCGTGTTTGAGGAACTGATCCGTGTGCATCTAACCCAGCTGACCGAACACATGACGGACCTGTCGTTTTTCTCGTCAGTGTCGTTGTCATGGTTCCTGACTCTCTTCATCAGTGTACTGCCCATAGAGAGCGCTGTGAACGTCGTCGACTGTTTCTTTTATGACGGAATCAAAGCCATTCTACAGCTTGGCCTCGCTGTCCTTTACTACAATATGGACAACCTGctctgttgccatgatgatgcagAGGCTGTCACGGTCCTCAACAG GTTTTTCGACAATGTCACCAATAAAGATAGTCCCCTCCCAGCAACCGTACAGCAGGCATCAGCCAACGACAAATCAATGCAAAAGGTTGACATCTGTAATCTCATCAAAGAGGCATATGAG AAATATGGAGACATTCGAACAGAGGAAGTGGAAACCATGCGTAAGAGAAACAAGCTGTATGTTATTCAGACACTAGAAGACACAACCAAACAAAATGTA CTGAGGGTTGTTGCTCAGGATGTGAAGTTCAGTGCTGCCCAGCTGGAGGAGCTGTACATGCTGTTTAAG AGACAACACTTTGTGAGCTGCTACTGGTCAGTGTGTAATCCTGCCCTGCAGAATCATGACCCCAGCCTGCCATATCTTGACCAGTACCAGCTGGGTCAGTCCCAGTTTAGCAGCCTGTTTAACCTGCTGCAGCCGTGGACCACACAAACGCACACTTGCACGCTGGCACGATCAGCCTTCCGTATACTGGACGAGAACGGAGATGGACTGGTGAACTTTAAAGAGTTCATAAGTGGTCTGG atatCTTGTACAACAGGTCATTCACAGAAAAGCTAAAGTTTCTCTTCAAAATGCACCTTCAACCAG GGACCCAGGAGTGTAAGATTTTAAAGTCATCTAGATTTATTCCTCCGGCTGAAGATCACTCTTTCTCCACTCGCCTTTCTG ACACCACAGAGGATGGAGTGATCAGAAGATGTCCAGAGAGAG GTCGTGCTGAAGTAGATCTGCAAGAATATTTGAAACGGTGGCAAGAAGACTTGCAGCGGAGAGAGGAGAGTATTAAAGATCTGCCCAGAATAAACCAG ATCTAG